Proteins from a single region of Acanthochromis polyacanthus isolate Apoly-LR-REF ecotype Palm Island chromosome 11, KAUST_Apoly_ChrSc, whole genome shotgun sequence:
- the c11h6orf136 gene encoding uncharacterized protein C6orf136 homolog: MAVSRGGVAFWVGCICSYSRKQRVQKLSWSLSKVVNWQWTGQMHPLSSATWALAPPNSLRYQNIKQPVLFYPLHHANRPQRQDCYEDCEESISVCVLVQQGQSKGFHTLLEIPMFGPNKLGELLAPGTRKSSEFSFPLTMVDGSREDDISIEDLKRKSINTVNGEHSCFRSLFETEGCPAPFMYGSRFYCFHCPDAHLIPGSALKSCQDGGLDRKPVEVPLLPSVSLCSQADRAEREHTEGESEGEEKLALMYERLRIQLPNFFMTNHDYTMYSNDVEFINGIINVKISGRILYQLTLSLWRLLCLCYYAEARLDVLKLTKHMEDGTIKARWRIKGLPFYSLLLRFYRKDKSHLYRTFDALSTFYIGRDGLIHCHKVEKVMPAQPPVLPRVTSLLAGALVALGVEDHRPVLNLLPLLLSSLRQSRS; this comes from the exons ATGGCTGTGAGCAGAGGTGGCGTGGCCTTCTGGGTGGGTTGTATCTGCAGCTACAGCAGAAAGCAGCGTGTTCAAAAACTGAGCTGGAGTCTCAGTAAG GTGGTCAACTGGCAATGGACTGGTCAAATGCACCCCCTAAGCAGTGCTACATGGGCTCTGGCACCCCCTAACAGCCTGAGATATCAGAACATTAAACAGCCGGTGCTGTTCTACCCATTGCACCATGCCAACCGGCCTCAGAGACAAGATTGCTATGAGGACTGTGAGGAGTCTATCAGTGTGTGCGTACTGGTACAACAGGGCCAGTCAAAAGGCTTCCACACCCTGCTGGAGATCCCTATGTTCGGCCCTAATAAACTAGGAGAGCTCCTTGCTCCAGGAACTCGCAAGTCTTCTGAGTTCTCCTTTCCGCTGACAATGGTGGACGGCAGCAGAGAGGATGACATCAGCATTGAAGACTTGAAGAGGAAAAGCATTAATACTGTAAATGGAGAGCACAGCTGCTTCAGAAGCCTGTTTGAAACGGAGGGTTGTCCTGCACCATTTATGTACGGCTctaggttttactgtttccattGCCCAGACGCACACCTGATACCTGGAAGTGCTCTAAAATCCTGCCAAGATGGTGGACTAGACAGAAAGCCTGTGGAGGTGCCTCTGCTGccctctgtttctctgtgtagccaagcagacagagcagagagggagCATACTGAAGGAGAGAGTGAAGGAGAAGAGAAACTGGCTCTGATGTATGAAAGACTGAGGATACAG cttCCAAATTTCTTTATGACAAACCATGACTACACCATGTACTCAAATGATGTGGAATTCATTAACGGCATCATAAATGTCAAGATCAG TGGCCGTATATTGTACCAGCTCACCCTTTCCCTGTGGCGCCTCCTGTGTCTGTGCTACTACGCGGAGGCTCGGCTAGATGTACTCAAGCTTACCAAGCACATGGAGGACGGAACCATTAAGGCCCGCTGGAGGATCAAAGGCCTTCCCTTCTACTCTCTGCTGCTGCGCTTCTATCGCAAAGACAAATCTCACCTGTACAG GACATTTGATGCTCTCTCCACTTTTTACATAGGACGGGATGGACTCATTCACTgtcacaaagttgaaaaa GTGATGCCAGCGCAGCCACCTGTCCTGCCCAGAGTAACTTCCCTCCTGGCAGGGGCTCTGGTGGCACTGGGGGTGGAGGATCATCGACCTGTACTCAACTTGTTGCCCCTACTCCTGTCCTCACTGCGACAGAGCAGAAGCTGA